In Bacillus weihaiensis, the genomic stretch TTCGCTTTCATCGTTATTAGAATTAAGATAGGGGCTCCGATAAATGCCGTAACGACACCAACCTCGAGCTCACCTGGACTACCTAGTAGTCTACCGCAAATATCTGAAATTGTTAAGATAACGGCACCGGAAAGTGCTGACATTGGAACCACATATCGTATATCTGGACCAATTACTAAACGAATTAAGTGAGGTGCTAATAAGCCAATAAACCCAATAGGACCTGCTAGTGCGGTTGTTGCTCCGCATAGTAGTACACCGCCAAATGCAGCGATGAGTCGAAGTGTACCCGTTCGTACTCCTAAGCCAGTAGCTACTTCATCACCTAGTGCTAAAGCATTTAATGCAGGAGCGGTAAATAATGCGATGACTATACCGATTAGGAGAAAAGGGAGAAATGTTGAAATAGAATTCCAGTTACCTGAGCCAACACTACCTACCTGCCAAAATCTAAATTGGTCCATCACATTTGAGCGTGGAATCATTACTGCAATCACTAAGGATGTCAGGGCCGCACTTGTAGCAGCTCCCGCTAAAACGAGTTTAAGGGGCGTGGCACCGCCACTCCCCATAGAACCAATTCCGAAAACAAAGATGGCAGTTATAATGGCTCCCGCTAATGCGAACCAAATGAATTGACTAGCTGAACTAATATTGAAAAAGGAAATCCCACAAACAACAAAAAGTGCTGCACCTGTGTTGACTCCTAAAATACTAGGATCTGCAATAGGGTTACGTGTAACTGACTGCATAAGGGCCCCAGAAACTCCTAATGCAGCACCACACATAATACTAAAGACAGTTCTAGCAATTCTTTGACGAACAACTAATGCCCCATGACTCTGTACATCAGGATGGAAAAGACCATCCATGAGTTCCTTCCATCCTACAGTACGAGAACCAAAGGCAAGAGAAGCTAAAACACTTAAACCGAGTAAAAGAACAAACAAGATGAAAACCATGATGAAATTTTTCGGAATAAGTAACTGCTTACTATCTGTTACGGATGTAGTATCCATTAATCTAATTTGCTAACAGCTTCTGAGAGTAGAGTTAAGTATTCTTCCAGTGAATATTTAATTGCAAGCGGATTTGGAGTACCGGCTGCTGCAAGTGGAGTATTATCGCCAATAATCACGACAGAACCTCTTTCAACCGCAGGGATTTTTCCTAAGATTGGATCAGCTTGTAAAGCCGCTAATGTATTTTCATCACCATATGATACAAAAATATCAGCTTCATTAAGAATATCTGCGTTTTCTGCGCTAACTTCTAAGTAGAAGCTAGAATCATCCGTAACTTGACTTGTAATACTTTCTGGATATTCCATTCCAAGCTCAGTTAGGAAATCACCACGAGAATCTGTTGGTGTATACACATAGAATTTAGATAAGTCTGCTGCTGAAATACTGACAAATGCAGCTTTCTTTCCTTTAATTTCAGGGTGTTCACTTACTTTTTCTTCGATGAACTTGTCAGTATCTGCAATTAACTGTTCGCCTTCTTCAGCCAAGCCCATACCCATTGAATTGTACTTGATTTGGTCACGCCATGAAGTTAACCAAGGAGTTTCTTTGTAAGCCACAACAGGTGCAATTTCACTTAACGTATCATATTCTTCTTGAGTAATACCTGAGTAAGCGGCAAGAATTACATCTGGTTGAGCATCTGAAATAGCTTCAAAATCTAACCCATCTGTATCTTGGAAAAGGGTAGGTTCTTCTGCACCAAGCTCTTTTAATTTTTCCGCAGTCCAAGGAAGCATACCGCTTTCATCTTGAACCCCATAGTTTGCTGCTGAGAAACCAACTGGTACAACACCAAGAGCAAGTGC encodes the following:
- a CDS encoding FecCD family ABC transporter permease; the protein is MDTTSVTDSKQLLIPKNFIMVFILFVLLLGLSVLASLAFGSRTVGWKELMDGLFHPDVQSHGALVVRQRIARTVFSIMCGAALGVSGALMQSVTRNPIADPSILGVNTGAALFVVCGISFFNISSASQFIWFALAGAIITAIFVFGIGSMGSGGATPLKLVLAGAATSAALTSLVIAVMIPRSNVMDQFRFWQVGSVGSGNWNSISTFLPFLLIGIVIALFTAPALNALALGDEVATGLGVRTGTLRLIAAFGGVLLCGATTALAGPIGFIGLLAPHLIRLVIGPDIRYVVPMSALSGAVILTISDICGRLLGSPGELEVGVVTAFIGAPILILITMKAKMRTL
- a CDS encoding iron-siderophore ABC transporter substrate-binding protein, whose product is MNTKRRFAFITTFLIAILMLALAGCGTNQSESTSSDTSSNTETTEEATSQYPITIQHAFGETIIEEKPERVATIAWSNHDVALALGVVPVGFSAANYGVQDESGMLPWTAEKLKELGAEEPTLFQDTDGLDFEAISDAQPDVILAAYSGITQEEYDTLSEIAPVVAYKETPWLTSWRDQIKYNSMGMGLAEEGEQLIADTDKFIEEKVSEHPEIKGKKAAFVSISAADLSKFYVYTPTDSRGDFLTELGMEYPESITSQVTDDSSFYLEVSAENADILNEADIFVSYGDENTLAALQADPILGKIPAVERGSVVIIGDNTPLAAAGTPNPLAIKYSLEEYLTLLSEAVSKLD